In Candidatus Palauibacter scopulicola, the genomic stretch CACGCTCCCGGAGGCGGTGGAGAGCCTGGACGCGTCGGAACCCCTCATCATCCACTGCCGCTCGGGCCCCCGCGGCGACCGCGCCGTCGAGTACCTGCGCGCGGTGGGCTTCGACCGCGCCGTGAACCTCGCGGGGGGGATCCTCGCCTGGGCCGAGGAGATTGATCCCGCGATGCCGCAATACTGATGCGCATCGTCTCGCTCCTCGCGTCCGGCACCGAGATCGTCGACGCACTCGGCCTCGGCGAGAGCCTCGTCGGCATCTCGCACGAGTGCGACCACCCGCCGCACCTGCTCGACCGTCCCCGCGTCAGCCGCCCCCGCTTCGACCCGGAGGGCCTCACGAGCGGGGAGATCGACGCCGCCGTGCGACAGGCCATGGTCGAACACGGCAGCGTGTACGAGATCGACGGGGCCGTCCTCGAAGGGCTCGATCCAGACGTCATCCTCACTCAAGCCGTGTGCGACGTGTGCGCCGTGCCGACCGACGAGGTGCAGGAGGCGCTCGGGGGGCGCGGGATCGAGGCCGAGGTCGTCTCGCTCGACGCCCATACGATCGAGGACATCCTCGCCTCGATCACGCAGGTGGCGCGCGCCGCGGGCGATCCGGACGTCGCCCGGGACGCGGGGGGATCGCTCCGGAGGCGGCTCGACGCGGTGCAGGCGGCCGTGGTGGACGCCGACCCGCCGAGGGTGCTCGGGATCGAGTGGTTCGATCCGCCGTTCGCGCCCGGCCACTGGGTGCCCGAGATGGTCGAACTCGCAGGCGGCCGGAACCTGGCGGGCGAAGCGGGGCAGCCTTCCCGCGAGGTGTCGTGGGGGGAGATCGGAGACCTCGATCCCGACGCGGTTCTCCTCATGCCCTGCGGTTACGGCCTGGAGGCAGCGCGGGCTGATGCCGACGCCCATGCGAAGCAACTGGCACGCGTCGCTCCGCGCGCGGTCGGCGAGGGCCGCGCCTGGGTCGTTGACGCCTCCTCCTACTTCAACCGCTCCGGCCCCCGCTTCGTCACCGGCGTCGAGATCCTCGGCGGCCTGCTCCACCCCGACCGCCTCCCCGCCCCCGATCCGGCGGTCGCCGCCGCGTGGAGTCCTCCCGCCTGACGGCTGCATCGCTTTGATCGGAAGACCACGAGGCGATTTCTGCATCGGCGAGGAACTCGTCATGGGCGCGCGCCACATCGGAGGCAGGCTCCCCCTCCCGCGGAGGCGTACCGCGGAAGAGTCCGACGGCCGCGAGCGCGGGGTGGCGATCCGGGTCCGAAAGTTGTGGTTCGCCGGCAGAATCATGCATGGAAGTCATGCTACATGATGGTGGAAGTGGCTCAGGGGCGCGAATGACCTCGGAACGTGGGGCCAGCTGTTAGCCCGGTGCCGCGACGCTAGCCGCGGAAGGGGGGGTAGTGGCCGAGGTCGTAGGCGCGGATCGAGAGGACGCCGCGCGACCCGATGCCCACATCGGCGAGGGTGCGCGTCTCATCGCGGATGCGGCGCTCGGCGAACTCGGTGTAGAAGTCGCCGGGGTCGTCCAAGGAACGCTGGAGCATCGCGCGGATGCCGAAGGCCTTCGCGTCGGCGACGGTCGTGTCGGCCGGCAGGTCGGCCACGTGCTCAAGCCAGCGGTCGGGCATGATGAGGCGAACCGTGATGGCGTTCATTTTCAGTGGACGTTGCGGAGGGTGTAGAGGAAACGCTTCGCGAGGTCGGTCACGTCGAGGCCTACGACGCGATCCGTCTCCACGCGGACGTTCGTGTGGCCGCCCGCACGGTCGACGGCGAAACGGGCGAGGCCGATCTCTCCGGCGAAGGTCACGGATGCATCGGTCTCCTCGTGAACCTCAAGCCTGGAGTGCTCCCCGAAGAAGCGCTTCGCACGGTCGAGCACATCTTCCGGGGACAGGTCGGTGATCGTGACGTATCGCATGTGGAGAACCCCCTGGTCGGGCCGGATAATCTTGCCCCCCCGGCGGCGCGTCAACCGAGGGCGGCGCGAGCCTCGCGCGAACGATTGGCGACAGGCCTCCGGGAGCGATACCATCTCCCGCCATGAACCCGCCCATCTCGTTCGGCCGCTTCTTTCTGCCCGGCCCGACCGAAGTCCCCCCGGATCTGTTCGACGCCATGCGGCGACCCGTCGTCGGGCACCGGAGCGCCGAGGTCTCGGGCCTGGTCGAAGCCATGCAGCCGTCCGCGTCGCGGCTCTTCCGGACGTCGCGCCCGGTGTATCTGTCGACCTCGTCCGCCACCGGCATGATGGAGGCGGCGATCACGAACCTCACGCGCCGCCGCGTCCTCTGTCTCACGAACGGGTCGTTCAGCAAGCGGTTCCACGCGATCGCCGAAGCGACGGGGCGCCCCGCGGACGCGCTCGAGGCGGAGTGGGGCGAGCCGAACCTGCCGGAGCGGCTGCACGACGCGCTCGGCGCGGCGCCTGGCCGGTACGACCTCGTGACGGTCGTCCACTCGGAGAGTTCGACCGGCGTCCTCAATCCCCTGCAGGAACTCGCCGCCGTCGTCCACGAGTTCGACGACGTGCTGATCGCCGTCGATACGGTCTCATCCCTGGCCGGGGCGCCGGTGGAAACCGACGAGTGGGGACTGGACTTCGTTCTCACGGGGTCGCAGAAGGCAGTGGCGCTGCCCCCGGGCCTCGCGCTGGCCGTCGCGTCCAAGAGGGCGCTTGCCCGCGCGAGGGAGGTCGAACACCGGGGCTTCTACTTCGACATCCTCAAGTTCGAGAAGAACCTCGAGCGCTGGCAGACACCGAACACGCCCGCGGTCTCCCTCTTCTTCGCCCTCGATCGGCAGTTGAACCGGATGATGGAGGAAGGGCTGGAGGCGCGCTGGGAGCGTCACGCCGCGATGGCCCGCCGGACGTACGAATGGGTGGACCGGACGGCCGCGCGCACGGGCCGGCCGTGGCGCGTGCTCGCGCCGGAAGGCTACCGTTCGCCCTGCGTAACGGTCATCATGCTTCCGGACGGTCTGACGGGTCCCGAGGTCGTCTCCCGTACGCTGGCGCACGGGTACACGGTGGCGGCGGGCTACGGGCCCCTGAAACAGCCGTCGTTCCGGATCGGACACATGGGCGAACACACGCTCGACGAGCTGGAGGCGCTCCTGGCCGTCCTCGACGAAGTTCTGTGATATAGCCCCAATAGTGAGCGAGACGCCGTGAGCGAATCGGCCGGGGATACCCAGCGCCTTCTCATCGCGGACCCCCTTCGCCCGGAGGGGCTCGAGACGTTGCGTGCCGCTCCGGGACTCGCCGTCGAAGACCTCAGCGAGGGGGACCGCGAAACGCTGCTGGGCGCGCTGCCGGGCGCGTCGGGACTGATCGTGCGCAGCCGCACGAAGGTGGATACGGAGCTCATTGAGGCGGGCGATTCGCTCCGGGTCATCGGTCGCGCGGGCGTCGGGGTGGACAACATCGACATCCCCGCCGCAACCCGCCGCGGGATCGCGGTGCTGAACGCCCCGGCCGCGAATACCCAGTCGACCGCCGAGTTGGCGTTCGCGCTTCTCCTGGCGGCGGCCCGCCGGATTCCGGAGGCGGACGCGAGCATCCGCGCGGGGGAATGGAGGCGCAAGGAACTGCGCGGCATCCAGCTCAGCGGCAAGACGCTGGGAGTGATCGGGCTCGGTCGGATCGGGGCGGAAGTCGTGTGGCGGGCGCGAGCGTTCGGGATGCGCGTGATCGCCCACGATCCGTTCGTGAGCGCCGAGCGGGCGAGCGACCTGGGGGTCGAACTCGCGGACCTCGAATCGCTGCTGCCCGCGTGCCACGCGATCACCGTCCACGTCCCGCTCTCGGCCGAGAATCGCGGGTTCATCGGTCGCCGGGAGATTGCGGCCATGCGGCCGGGCACGATCCTGATCAACGCGGCGCGGGGCGGGCTCGTCGACGAGGCCGCGCTGGCCGACGCGCTGCGGAGCGGCCATCTGGGCGCGGCCGGGCTCGATGTGTTCGAGACGGAGCCGCTCCCCGCCGACAGTCCGCTGCGGGACCTGCCGCAACTCGTGCTCAGTCCCCACCTCGGGGCTTCGACCTTCGAAGCCCAGCGGCAGGTCTCCCGGCAGATCGCCATCTCCGTGCGCAACGCGCTGATCGAGGACGACTTCAGCGCCGCGCTCAACGCCCCGTTCGAGGCCGAGGACCGTGACGGAGCGGGACCCATCATGTACCTGGGCCGCTGCCTGGGCCGCCTGCTGGCCGGACTCGACGACGCGGCCCCGAGTCGCATCGAGGTCCGCTACGGCGGGCCGCGCGATGGCGTCCTCGGGCCCCTCGCGGCGAGCGTGGCGGTGGGGTTTCTGGAACGCCGGGTCGACCCGCCGCTCAACGTCGTGAACGCGCTTTCGATCGCGGGCGAGCGCGGTCTGGAGATCGTGCGCGTCCGCACGCAGGCCGTGGGGGACTACACGAACTACGTCGAACTCGGCGTGCGGTACGGCCGGCGGGAGACGGAGGTCGTGGGCGGGGCGCTGATGGGTACGCGGATGGAACCGCGGATCGTGCGCGTGGGGACGTTTCGCGTCGACACGCAGCCGCGCGGCACCTGCCTCTTCATCCGCAATCGCGACCGGCCGGGCGTGATCGGCGCCGTGGGCACCGTGCTCGGCGAAGCGAACGCGAATATCGCCGAATACCACCTGGCGCGCCGTCGCGGCGGGGGGCGCTCCCTCGGCGTCGTGCGGATCGACGGAGAAGTTCCTCCCGAAGTGCTGCGCGGCCTGAGCGAACTCGACGGGATCGACGAAGTCCGCCAGATCCACTTCGACTGACCTGGCAGACCGTGGAAAAGCCGCTTAGCGGCTGAAGTAGCTCCGCGTCTCCCGCCATACGACGCCGGAGAGGAGGAGGAGTCCCACCAGGTTCGGGGCCGCCATGAGGCCGTTGAGGATGTCGGAGATGAGCCACACGACATCCAGTTCGACGACCGCGGCGAAACCCACTACGAGCACGAACACGAGCCGGTAGGGACGGATCACGCGTTCGCCGAACAGGTAGGCGAAGCTTCGCTCTCCGTAGTAGGACCACCCGAGCATCGTGCTGAAGGCGAAGGTCGCGAGGCCGAGCGCGACGACCATGTCCCCGGCGCCCGCGAGCAGGCTCGTGTCGAAGGCGAGTTGCGTCATGTTCGCGCCCTCGGCCCCCGACTGCCACGCACCCGAGGTCAGGATCGCGAGGCCCGTCAGGGTGCAGACGACGATGGTGTCGATGAACGTCTGCGTCATGGAGACGAGGGCCTGCCGCACCGGCTCGCGCGTCTGCGCCGCGGCGGCGGCGATCGCGCCCGTGCCCAGTCCGGATTCGTTCGAGAAGATCCCGCGCGCGACGCCGAAGCGCATCGCCTGGAGCACGGTGTAGCCGAGCGCCCCGCCGGCCACCGCCTGCCCCCCGAACGCGTGCTCGAACACGAGCCGGAAGGCCGCCGGGATCTGTGCCGCGTTGGATATGAGGACGATCGCGGCGACGCCCATGTAGAGGACGATCATCGCGGGCACGATGACGCTGGCCACCCGTCCGATGGACCGGATCCCCCCGACGATGACGAGGCCGACGGCCGACGCCGTGACGAGTCCCATGACCCAGTGCGGCACGTGAAACGACTCGTTCATCGCGTCCGCCACGGCCTGCGACTGGACGCCGTTGCCGATGCCGAAGGCCGCGAGGGTCGCGAAGAGCGCGAAGGCGATCGCGAGGCCCCGGCCGATGCTGCCCCGTCCGAGGCCGTGCTCGAGGTAGTACATGGGGCCGCCCGCCTTCTCCCCCCGGGCGTCCGTCTCCCGGAAGCGGACGCCGAGCACCGCTTCCGCGTACTTCGTCGCCATCCCGAGGAGTCCCGTGACCCACATCCAGAAGAGCGCCCCCGGGCCGCCCGCGCCGATGGCCGTCGCGACGCCCACGATGTTCCCCGTGCCGACCGTGGCGGCCAGGGCGGTCATGAGCGCCTGGAAGTGCGAGATGTCGCCCTCGCCCCCCGGTTCGCGGCGCTTGACGAGCGCGAGCCAGAGCGCGTGCCCCAGCCGGCGGAACTGGAGGCCCCGCAGCAGCAGCGTGTAGACGAGGCCGGTGGTGAGGAGGAGGATGATGAGGGGGACGCCCCACACCCAGGCCTGAATCGCCTCCAGCATTCCGTGGAAGAACCCCGCGTCAGCTGCGGAAATCGCTGTCACCTCGTACTGGAGGTCATCGGGGAGAGCGCGCCGGACGGTCGCGCCGGGCAACCACGGCGGGCGGACCGTGACGTTAGACGCGCGGCCGAGCCGCCGTCAACGTAACGGGACCTGCGCGGGGTTCCCGCCGGTGGGCCCGCACTTTGGACGGACGGACGGCTTGCGTACCTTCCTGCCGCCGGGCGAAGGCCCGCGCACGACCCCTTGTCCACTTCGTTTCCCGGGATTTCGCGCTTGAACCATGACCAGTCGGAGCCCGCGGCGGGAACGGTCCCACCGCAGGCGGAGGCGCTCGAGACCCTCTCGGGCGCGATCGAGCGGGGGCGCCACCTCGCGCTCATCGCCGCCGAGGGAGCGGGCCTCGCCCCGCTCTACGCGGCCGCCGCCGTGCGGGACCTCGCCGCCGGCGAGGCGGGGGGGCGCGCGTTCGTGCTTACCGCGACCGTTGACCGCGCGCGGCGCTGCGCGCTGGGCATGCACGCCGCCGCGCGGGCGGCCGGGCACGAGGTCGTGGTCGTGCCGGGCGCCGCGGGCGGGGCGGTGGCGCGGGCGCCGATCCTGGTCGGGCCACCGGCGGTGCTGCTGGAGGGCGTGCGCAGGGGCGACATCCCGGCCGCGGTGCTGTGCACCCTGGTCCTCGATGACGTGCGTGCGCTCGAGCCGGCGCGGGCCGCCGTCGAGGCCGTGGTGCAGGCCTCGGGCGACAGGGCTCGGCGGATCGCGACGACCCATGCCCGGGATGCGGCGTTCGACGAGCTGGTCGAGCGCTGGCTGCCGCGCGCGCGCCGGTGGCCGAACGAACTGTTCGCCGAACCGCGGGCCGGGAGGCCGGAGGCGGGCGGGGCGGCGGGCACTCCGGTCGCCGTCGCGAGCCGGGCGACGCGCGAGGGCCGGTTGGCGCGCTTGGCCGAGTTGCTCCGCGACCTCACTGGGGACGGCGCGGCGGCCGCCGTCAGCGTCGAGACGGCCCCCGACGCCGTCGCCGATGTGTGCGCCGCGCTCTCGCTGGCCGGGCTGCGCGTCACCGGGTCCGACGGAGCCGGCGCGGCCGAAACGGATGACGGCGCCGCCGAAAGCAACGACGGCGCGGCCGAAACCGACGGCGACGTGGCCGAGACCGACGGCGGCGCGGCGGTGCGGGTCGGGGCGTGGGGCGAGGCCGACCCCGCCGCCAATGCCGTCGCGTTCGAGCTGCCGCCGACGCCGGAGTCCCTCGCCCGCACGGCGGCCGCCGCCGAGCGCTGCTTCGCCATCGTCGACTCGCTGCACGAACGGCAGCTCGAGCTGACGGCGTTGCGGGCCGGGCTGCGGGTCGCCCCCCTGGCCGAGTCCGCCGACCCCGC encodes the following:
- the serA gene encoding phosphoglycerate dehydrogenase translates to MSESAGDTQRLLIADPLRPEGLETLRAAPGLAVEDLSEGDRETLLGALPGASGLIVRSRTKVDTELIEAGDSLRVIGRAGVGVDNIDIPAATRRGIAVLNAPAANTQSTAELAFALLLAAARRIPEADASIRAGEWRRKELRGIQLSGKTLGVIGLGRIGAEVVWRARAFGMRVIAHDPFVSAERASDLGVELADLESLLPACHAITVHVPLSAENRGFIGRREIAAMRPGTILINAARGGLVDEAALADALRSGHLGAAGLDVFETEPLPADSPLRDLPQLVLSPHLGASTFEAQRQVSRQIAISVRNALIEDDFSAALNAPFEAEDRDGAGPIMYLGRCLGRLLAGLDDAAPSRIEVRYGGPRDGVLGPLAASVAVGFLERRVDPPLNVVNALSIAGERGLEIVRVRTQAVGDYTNYVELGVRYGRRETEVVGGALMGTRMEPRIVRVGTFRVDTQPRGTCLFIRNRDRPGVIGAVGTVLGEANANIAEYHLARRRGGGRSLGVVRIDGEVPPEVLRGLSELDGIDEVRQIHFD
- a CDS encoding DbpA RNA binding domain-containing protein, which translates into the protein MNHDQSEPAAGTVPPQAEALETLSGAIERGRHLALIAAEGAGLAPLYAAAAVRDLAAGEAGGRAFVLTATVDRARRCALGMHAAARAAGHEVVVVPGAAGGAVARAPILVGPPAVLLEGVRRGDIPAAVLCTLVLDDVRALEPARAAVEAVVQASGDRARRIATTHARDAAFDELVERWLPRARRWPNELFAEPRAGRPEAGGAAGTPVAVASRATREGRLARLAELLRDLTGDGAAAAVSVETAPDAVADVCAALSLAGLRVTGSDGAGAAETDDGAAESNDGAAETDGDVAETDGGAAVRVGAWGEADPAANAVAFELPPTPESLARTAAAAERCFAIVDSLHERQLELTALRAGLRVAPLAESADPALMDDVAAFRARVADALEQQDLASGALLLAPLIREHGAARVAAALAGLLRAADRPATGAREAAPADAPPGDAATAPPDRSARRATRPTWTKVFVGVGKRDGAGPGDLVGAITGETSVAGGQIGRIDIRQNFTLVDIDSLAADAVVRGLDGSRIKGRQVVARLDRGAR
- a CDS encoding cobalamin-binding protein, whose amino-acid sequence is MRIVSLLASGTEIVDALGLGESLVGISHECDHPPHLLDRPRVSRPRFDPEGLTSGEIDAAVRQAMVEHGSVYEIDGAVLEGLDPDVILTQAVCDVCAVPTDEVQEALGGRGIEAEVVSLDAHTIEDILASITQVARAAGDPDVARDAGGSLRRRLDAVQAAVVDADPPRVLGIEWFDPPFAPGHWVPEMVELAGGRNLAGEAGQPSREVSWGEIGDLDPDAVLLMPCGYGLEAARADADAHAKQLARVAPRAVGEGRAWVVDASSYFNRSGPRFVTGVEILGGLLHPDRLPAPDPAVAAAWSPPA
- a CDS encoding sodium:alanine symporter family protein, with product MTAISAADAGFFHGMLEAIQAWVWGVPLIILLLTTGLVYTLLLRGLQFRRLGHALWLALVKRREPGGEGDISHFQALMTALAATVGTGNIVGVATAIGAGGPGALFWMWVTGLLGMATKYAEAVLGVRFRETDARGEKAGGPMYYLEHGLGRGSIGRGLAIAFALFATLAAFGIGNGVQSQAVADAMNESFHVPHWVMGLVTASAVGLVIVGGIRSIGRVASVIVPAMIVLYMGVAAIVLISNAAQIPAAFRLVFEHAFGGQAVAGGALGYTVLQAMRFGVARGIFSNESGLGTGAIAAAAAQTREPVRQALVSMTQTFIDTIVVCTLTGLAILTSGAWQSGAEGANMTQLAFDTSLLAGAGDMVVALGLATFAFSTMLGWSYYGERSFAYLFGERVIRPYRLVFVLVVGFAAVVELDVVWLISDILNGLMAAPNLVGLLLLSGVVWRETRSYFSR
- a CDS encoding alanine--glyoxylate aminotransferase family protein; translation: MNPPISFGRFFLPGPTEVPPDLFDAMRRPVVGHRSAEVSGLVEAMQPSASRLFRTSRPVYLSTSSATGMMEAAITNLTRRRVLCLTNGSFSKRFHAIAEATGRPADALEAEWGEPNLPERLHDALGAAPGRYDLVTVVHSESSTGVLNPLQELAAVVHEFDDVLIAVDTVSSLAGAPVETDEWGLDFVLTGSQKAVALPPGLALAVASKRALARAREVEHRGFYFDILKFEKNLERWQTPNTPAVSLFFALDRQLNRMMEEGLEARWERHAAMARRTYEWVDRTAARTGRPWRVLAPEGYRSPCVTVIMLPDGLTGPEVVSRTLAHGYTVAAGYGPLKQPSFRIGHMGEHTLDELEALLAVLDEVL